Proteins from a single region of Elgaria multicarinata webbii isolate HBS135686 ecotype San Diego chromosome 23, rElgMul1.1.pri, whole genome shotgun sequence:
- the CTXN1 gene encoding cortexin-1: MDDSSTLDYELLSPGQAEPGPVALGMDAEQKTVFAFVIFLLIFLVVLMVRCFRILLDPYSRMPASSWTDHKEGLERGQFDYALV, encoded by the coding sequence ATGGATGACTCCTCGACCCTGGACTACGAGCTGCTCTCGCCGGGGCAGGCGGAACCCGGGCCCGTCGCCCTGGGCATGGACGCGGAGCAAAAGACCGTATTCGCCTTCGTCATCTTCCTACTGATCTTCCTAGTGGTGCTGATGGTGCGCTGTTTCCGGATCCTGTTGGACCCTTACAGCCGGATGCCGGCCTCGTCCTGGACTGACCACAAGGAAGGGTTGGAGAGGGGCCAGTTTGATTACGCCCTGGTGTAG